The following DNA comes from Tunturibacter psychrotolerans.
CATCCGAAGCGTCATCCTGCGCGACCTCGTGCCTCTTTGACACTCCCGTACCGCAGGTATAGGCTTTCCGCAAACGGGTCCCCCCAACCTGAAATATCCACCAGATTCCAACCCGGGAATCGCGGCTGGACAGGCCTTTCTGGTCAATCGACGCAAGAAGGGAGAATTGAAGTGAAATCGCACAATTTAATCAGAATCGCCGCGGCTACTGCCGCCACGGTAGTCATTGTTCTTTTCGCAGGAACGTGGAGAACCGCACGTCCCGTTCAAGCGCAAAACAACTGGGCCAACGAGGACTCCCTAGTCAGAATCGGATTCCAGATCGCTCCCGTCCCGCTCAACCTTCGAGGCAAGGATAAGGAACTCGTGGGATTAGGCAGTTATCTGGTCAACGCGGTTGGTGACTGCAACGGTTGCCACACCGGCGGCGGTCCCCCAAACTTCAACTACGCCGCAGGCGGAAACCCTTACTTTGGACAACCCGCCAAAGTCGATCCCACCACCTACCTCGAAGGGGGCTCTGACTTCGGCCCAGCCGTTCCGCCAATCCCCGGTGTCTACCCACCCGCGGCCTACGGAGACTACGTCGGTCCCGACATCATCGCCCGCAATCTGACGCCGGACAAGACTGGCCTGCCCGAAGGCGGCCACACCCTCGCAGACTTCAAAAAAATAATGAAGACCGGCATCGACTTCGACAAGCTCCACCCCACCTGCACCTCTCCTGCTCCGGTTCCTACCCCGACAAACTGCATTCCGCCTCCCGTCGATGGCGCTCTTCTTCAGGTCATGCCGTGGCCCACATTCCACAACATGACCGACCATCATCTGGAGGCCATCTACGAGTACCTGAGCGCAATCCCATGCCTCGAGAGCTCTCCCGATCCCTCAAATGTCCTCCACAACGACTGCGGCAATCCAAAAACGGGCAAATCGACCACCCCTCCCGACGCGCGCCGCAAGAAAAAGGGAGGCAGCAACGGCCTCTAACTGAATAGACTCCAACGCGGATGCTTCCTTCATGCGGCCTTATCGCGTGAGTGGAGCATTCGCGCGAAAGTGAACCGTCTTCCAACTCGACGAGGTTCCTCGGCGGAGCAGATCCGACCTGAAAAGATGGCGTACGAGTAAACTCATTAAGTCATGTCAGAATTCGCAACTGCCGCCGCCCCCCTCGCCACAATCGCCTCCCTGTCCCAGCACGAAGGCCAGACCATCACCCTCCGCGGCTGGCTCTACAACCTCCGCGCCTCGGGCAAGCTCCTCTTTCCCATCTTCCGCGACGGCACCGGCACCATCCAGGGCATCGTCCCCAAAGCCGCCGTCTCCGAAGAGGTCTTCGAAACCCTTAAGAACCTCACCCTCGAATCCTCTCTCACCGTCACCGGCAAAGTCCGCGCCGACTCCCGCGCTCCCTCCGGCTACGAGCTCGACGTCGAAAGCATCGAAGTCCTCCAGCGCGTCCCCGAAGACACTCCCTTCCCCATCACCCTCAAAGAGCACGGCGTCGACTTCCTCATGGAGCACCGCCACCTCTGGCTCCGCACCCCGCGCCAGTCCGCCATCCTCCGCGTCCGCGCCACCATCATGCGCGCCGCAGCCGAGCACTTTGACACCAACGGCTTCATCCGCACCGACCCACCCATCCTCACCCCCAACGCCTGCGAAGGCACCTCCGAGCTCTTCGAGATGGACTACTTCGACGACGACAAGGCCTACCTCACCCAGTCCGGCCAGCTCTACATCGAAGCCACGGCCCTCGCACTCGGCAAGGTTTACAGCTTCGGCCCCACCTTCCGTGCTGAAAAATCCAAAACCCGCCGCCACCTCACCGAGTTCTGGATGATCGAACCCGAGGTCGCCTTCCTCGAGCTCGACGGCCTCATGAACCTCGCCGAAGGTTTCATCACCCACATCGTCACTCGCGTTCTCGAGTCGCACCGCACCGACCTCAAGGTCATCGGCAAAGACATCGCCAAGCTCGAAGCCGTCGTCGGCACCTTCCCCCGCCTAAGCTACGACGAAGCCCACGCCATGCTCGATGAAGCCCACAAAGCCGGCAAGATCGAAGCTCCTCACAAATACGGCGACGACTTCGGCAGCCCCGACGAGACCTACATCTCCAGCCAGTTCGATAAGCCCGTCATGATTCATCGCTATCCCGCCGCCTTCAAGGCCTTCTACATGCAGCCCGACCCGCTCGACCCCACCAAGGCTCTCTGCGTCGACGTCCTCGCCCCCGAGGGCTACGGCGAAATCATCGGCGGCTCCCAGCGCATCGACAGCTACGACCTTCTCAAGTCCCGCATCGAAGAGCACCACCTCCCGCTCGACGCCTTCCAGTGGTACCTCGACCTGCGCAAATACGGCAGCGTCCCCCACGCCGGCTTCGGTATGGGCATCGAGCGCGCCGTAGCCTGGATCTGCGGCCTCGACCACGTCCGCGAAACCATCCCCTTCGCCCGCACGCTGAACAGGATTTATCCGTGATTGGAACTGACGGAAACGACCTTGGTGCCGGGTAATGAGCAGAACTCAGTGAGGGACGAAACTATATCTCTCATTTCATCGGGAATCTCATTAGGCGACATAGCGTCAATTATCTGAGTGGCCGTTATGCTGACCTGCCATCTCTGCAGGAACTCATTCAGGCTAGCCAATACTTCCTTTCCATGAACGATCATGAGACGAGAGTCAAGATTTACCCATTCCTTTTCGAATTGATCGAGTGTAGCGGTGGCAATAGCTGATTTGTGACTTTCCTGCTTCAGCTTTTCTTCTGGGGTAGGTTTCCTAGTGAGTATTTGCTCAAGAAGGTGATGTTTCATCCCGTCTGTTATGGCTTCTAGCTCCTCGCGGACAGACCCGGAGTAGGTCACAACTTCACCCGTTCGTCCGTTTCGTTGAAGAATTCGAGAGGCAATCGCCCGATCGATGGCGTCAGGAACGAGCATAAAATTTTCTAACTCCTTCCGCGAATGTATATGGGCGTAGTCGCAAAATTTCCTAGATGCTACGAGCTGTTCAATTACCTCTTCCTCGGATCGGTAATCCCGATCAAAGATCAGTGCGGCGGTTATTTTAGCGCCGAGTGTCTCCTCAACACCTTCCTTAAAAGACTTCGCACGAGCGGGGTTAAAACCTCCGGCCGGGATCACTGCGAACTTAGATCTGTTTGCCACCACAGTCGAGCCGAGCTTGGTGGCGAACTGAGATATGACACGGAAGTCCTTACCTTCAACAAATACGAGTTTTTTTGTCCGACCTATTTGTGTAAGGACCGGTCTTATGCTGGACCCCAAGTTGCTAAAGACGGACTGCAGTTGGCCTTGATTCTTTAGGCGTTTCGCAGCTTGAAATTCCCTTGAAACGATCAGAATATCGCTGTGCTCGGCTTCCATCATGATTTCTGTGGAGTGGGTAGCGAGAAGAATATCCGGACCTAGGGATCTCAGCAGACCGACTAGTTGCCGCTGAAGATCCGAATGAAGATAAATATCAGGTTCGTCAATAAGAAATAGGGAGGCAGATCAATTGGCTACGATAAATGTCAGCATCTGACACCAAACCTGAAACCCAAAACCCGCCCAAAAAATCTCCCGGTCGATACGATCTTCTGGACAAAACATACGGAGCAATGGTTTGTCATGAGTCCGGTCAATCTCCGGTAGCTTTATATCCATTCCCGGCCATGTGTCATTAATCAGTTGGCGAAACTCGGGGAAAAATTCTGGGCGGTGATGCCATATGTTCCTGAAGTTTCGGGATGCTCTATGTGTAAGTAAGGCTTCCCGGGCAGCCTCTTGCTGATATAACGGCTCTTCATGCTCGACAGGCCCAAGGGTGGGAACAAAACCAATCTCAAGGTTGAAGTGCTTTCTGAAGGCCGATGGAGACGTGATTACTCGTCCCGCGGTCTCACAGATGAGGTTGCAGACTCCACGCTCAGGAAAGAAGAGGATCAAGAAATCGCCAGTAGACACTCTGAACTTCACGCTGGCAGGGAGGGCGTCGTTATATTCATGAAAGATATTTTCGGTTGCAACTGGCACGTTGCCCATATTTACTTGATAGCCTCGAGTGGTCCCATCTGGGCCTTGGACGAAACTTGGGGATTTGGCTTTCGCGCGCCTTAACGCCTCCGCCAGAATGCGGAACGCACTAAGTATTGTCGATTTGCCTGCGTTGTTTGCGCCAACCAAGATGTTGAAATTTTCTAGCGAAACTGAAAATTCACGAAATGCTTTGTAGCGAGAAAATCTTACTGACGTAATCCTTAAGGCGCTACTCAATGTTTCACCTCTCGCAGAATCGTACATGCCAGAGGTCCAAGGTAGAAAACGAGCTCGGAAACCGACGCTTTGCAGAACTTCGTGAGGTGATTCATCTGCGTCATCGCAGGAGGGTCGCTCCCGAACTAACTTCCTACAACATTCACATGACAAACTACCCGGAAAAGCGTCTCATAGTGTTGGAGCCGAAATCACTGGCGTCCAAAGAACGTAGCAGGAGCGAACCATGGCATTGAACGACTACAACACGAACACCTATACCGGCATCATCGATGTCCCCCGCGAGGAGACGTCCTCCCTGCTTGCCAAGGTGCTTGCCATCACCTCGTTCGGCTTTTTCGTCACCGCCCTCGGCGTCGCTACTGCGCCGCCCTGGGGCACGTTCGTCGGCTTCATCGTCGTTCTGGGCCTCGTATTCGCCATCAACTTCACCCGTAAGGCGAATCCTGCCGTCGCGCTCGGACTCTTCCTCACCCTCACCTACTTCATGGGCTGGGAGATCGGTCCCCTCATCCAGCGCTACATCCACAACTTCGGCTCCGGCATCGTCTTCAATGCCGCCGCCACCACTGGCGCTGGCATGGCCGTCATGGGCTGCGTCGCGTATCTCTTCAACATCAACTACCGCCGCATCGCCGGCATCGGCTTCGCCGCGCTTCTTCTGCTGATCATCGCTGGAATCGCCAGCATGTTCTTCCACTTCCTCTCGCCGGACACCTACTCCTGGCTGACGCTCGGTATCTTCGGTCTGCTTACCGTAGGCGACTTCGCCCGCATCCGCGCTGGCGGAGACGGCCGCTCCGCCGTTTCGCTCTCCCTCTCCATCTATCTCGACGCGATCAACATCTTCCTCGCTGTTCTTCAACTCATGGGTGGCCGCCGCAGGAACTAACTCCCGCGGAAGCTCGCGACCGCATCCAAGCCTCTCAGGTGTATCTACTGGGAAGAAGTCATGCCGCGAAAGAAACGCTTAGAAATAGTCATTGATCCTGCCGAGTCCGCAAAAGCCGCCGGGTTGCGTTATGTCACCGACACGAAACCCGGCATCCAACGTAAGCCGTGGCGCAAGAGCTTTCGCTACCTCGATCCGAGCGGAGTCGCAGTCCGCGACGAAGAGACACTGGGGCGGATCAAGTCTCTTGTCATCCCTCCAGCCTGGACCGAAGTCTGGATCTGTCCAAACCCTAAGGGCCACCTTCAAGTCACAGGCCGAGATGCACGAGGCAGAAAGCAGAGCCGCTATCATCCGCGCTGGCGCGAGGTGCGCGACGAGACCAAGTACGAGCGGATGATGATCTTTGGCGCAGCTCTGCCGATCATCCGCGAGCGCGTCGAGCATGATCTCTCGCTTCCCAATCTGCCTCGCCCCAAAGTCCTCGCAACCATCATTCGCCTCATGGAAACCACACTCATCCGCGTCGGCAACGAGGAGTACGCACGTCAAAATCACTCCTACGGACTCACGACGATGCGGAACAAACACGTCGAGATAGACGGTTCTACCGTAACCTTCAACTTCCAGGGCAAAAGCGGAGTCAAACATACAGTCGACATCACCGACCGGCGCATCGCCAAGATTGTGCAACGCTGCCAGGACATCCCCGGCTACGAGCTCTTCCAGTACGTCGACAAGGATGGCACCCAGCACTCGATCGACTCCGCCGACGTCAACGAATACCTCCGCGAGATCTCAGGACAGGACTTCACCGCAAAGGACTTTCGCACCTGGGCCGGATCCGTTCTCGCCTGCGAGATGCTGCGCGAGTTCGAAGCATTCGACTCCGAGACGCAGGCCAAACGGAATGTAGTGCAGGCGATAAAATCGGTAGCCGCACGCCTGGGAAACACCCCGTCGGTCTGCAGAAAATGCTACGTGCACCCTGCCGTTCTCGACTCATACATAAGCGGCGCCATGCTCGAAACAGTTAAACGCCGCGTGCAGGACAAGGGTTCGCAATCGCCTGATTTACAACACCAAGAGATCGCTCTTCTGAATCTGCTGCGCCGCCAAGTGGACTTGGCAGTCGCCTAGCAATGATCTACTTGCCGGTTGGTGGATATTTCTGGAACATCTTCGCTACAGCCTTATCGATCTTCTGGCTGTTCTTATCCGGCTTGTCCGACAGCGTGTCTTTCGCCGCACCGCGCCAAAGCAGCTGCTTCGTCTTTCCATCGTCGATATCCACCACCAGCGTTCCCACTCTGGTCACATACTGGTTCACCGTTGCCATGCCTCCGCCCCATCTCCAACCGCCACCCGTTCCCGTCGCGACAGTCTGAGTCTGCTGCGAGATCCCGGCGCCGTAAGTCACAAACACATCCG
Coding sequences within:
- the asnS gene encoding asparagine--tRNA ligase; protein product: MSEFATAAAPLATIASLSQHEGQTITLRGWLYNLRASGKLLFPIFRDGTGTIQGIVPKAAVSEEVFETLKNLTLESSLTVTGKVRADSRAPSGYELDVESIEVLQRVPEDTPFPITLKEHGVDFLMEHRHLWLRTPRQSAILRVRATIMRAAAEHFDTNGFIRTDPPILTPNACEGTSELFEMDYFDDDKAYLTQSGQLYIEATALALGKVYSFGPTFRAEKSKTRRHLTEFWMIEPEVAFLELDGLMNLAEGFITHIVTRVLESHRTDLKVIGKDIAKLEAVVGTFPRLSYDEAHAMLDEAHKAGKIEAPHKYGDDFGSPDETYISSQFDKPVMIHRYPAAFKAFYMQPDPLDPTKALCVDVLAPEGYGEIIGGSQRIDSYDLLKSRIEEHHLPLDAFQWYLDLRKYGSVPHAGFGMGIERAVAWICGLDHVRETIPFARTLNRIYP
- a CDS encoding Bax inhibitor-1/YccA family protein → MALNDYNTNTYTGIIDVPREETSSLLAKVLAITSFGFFVTALGVATAPPWGTFVGFIVVLGLVFAINFTRKANPAVALGLFLTLTYFMGWEIGPLIQRYIHNFGSGIVFNAAATTGAGMAVMGCVAYLFNINYRRIAGIGFAALLLLIIAGIASMFFHFLSPDTYSWLTLGIFGLLTVGDFARIRAGGDGRSAVSLSLSIYLDAINIFLAVLQLMGGRRRN
- a CDS encoding DNA topoisomerase IB, with amino-acid sequence MPRKKRLEIVIDPAESAKAAGLRYVTDTKPGIQRKPWRKSFRYLDPSGVAVRDEETLGRIKSLVIPPAWTEVWICPNPKGHLQVTGRDARGRKQSRYHPRWREVRDETKYERMMIFGAALPIIRERVEHDLSLPNLPRPKVLATIIRLMETTLIRVGNEEYARQNHSYGLTTMRNKHVEIDGSTVTFNFQGKSGVKHTVDITDRRIAKIVQRCQDIPGYELFQYVDKDGTQHSIDSADVNEYLREISGQDFTAKDFRTWAGSVLACEMLREFEAFDSETQAKRNVVQAIKSVAARLGNTPSVCRKCYVHPAVLDSYISGAMLETVKRRVQDKGSQSPDLQHQEIALLNLLRRQVDLAVA
- a CDS encoding DUF4136 domain-containing protein: MRASTKVFLLMAAGFFFTLAGYSQTVVVDWDHSAGNFSQFKTYAWVKPTRPTPNPLMDQRIVAAIDSQLAAKGMRKADDSPDVFVTYGAGISQQTQTVATGTGGGWRWGGGMATVNQYVTRVGTLVVDIDDGKTKQLLWRGAAKDTLSDKPDKNSQKIDKAVAKMFQKYPPTGK